A portion of the Daphnia magna isolate NIES linkage group LG4, ASM2063170v1.1, whole genome shotgun sequence genome contains these proteins:
- the LOC123471184 gene encoding uncharacterized protein LOC123471184 — protein sequence MKRVNTASSTSQAHIRRMRREAYQNVEVANLSQFQVERDINSICEPVFQDYTKRSLEFLKIQFREMTAKIDDLLDSRPKPCICTIQRIEENEQQLLLHLDSFDAIEHLENSMKDQQSRQPMILLLLRIGGINLQKTVYAIMEKLFSYEIGTKFTWTGKSSKGIEKAKFSDLKNIYAAISGAVLGNKDLAGDEKTTVKVQYQVTEWFRHCQQNLKSQM from the exons ATGAAAAGGGTTAATACTGCTAGCAGCACATCTCAGGCTCACATAAGGAGAATGCGTCGGGAGGCATATCAAAACGTGGAGGTTGCTAATTTGTCTCAGTTTCAAGTTGAACGTGACATCAACAGTATTTGTGAACCAG TATTTCAAGACTACACTAAAAGaagtttggaatttttaaaaatccaatttcgAGAAATGACTGCAAAAATCGACGATCTTTTGGACTCGAGACCGAAACCGTGTATTTGTACAATACAAAGAATCGAAGAAAATGAACAGCAATTGCTTTTGCATTTGGATTCGTTCGATGCTATTGAACATCttgaaaattcaatgaagGACCAACAATCTCGACAACCAATG atcCTTTTGCTGCTCCGAATCGGTGGAATAAATCTCCAGAAAACGGTttatgcaataatggaaaagTTATTCTCATACGAAATTGGAACTAAGTTCACTTGGACGGGAAAATCCTCAAAAGGAATCGAGAAAGCTAAATTTTCTGATCTGAAGAATATCTATGCTGCAATCTCTG GTGCCGTCCTCGGTAACAAAGACCTTGCTGGTGATGAGAAAACTACAGTTAAAGTGCAGTATCAAGTAACCGAGTGGTTTCGTCACTGtcagcagaatttgaaaagtcAAATGTAG
- the LOC123471186 gene encoding uncharacterized protein LOC123471186, whose amino-acid sequence MRNYVRKTDRGKTPSEVIERAIDVVLTEGRGITEVGEMFQIPRRSLARYVDKNKNVLPCKQKYGYSKIRQVFTDEEEAILVKYLHRAADIYFGLSPLDVRKLAFQLATKMNIKIPLSWTTKCLAGPDWFSSFLKRHNTTDNEVEDCDRLYWPKGDARDCHQVRVVCSRPVS is encoded by the exons ATGAGGAACTATGTACGAAAAACTGACAGGGGAAAAACGCCTAGTGAGGTTATCGAAAGAGCAATTGATGTTGTTCTTACAGAAGGAAGAGGAATAACTGAGGTTGGAGAAATGTTTCAGATTCCCAGAAGAAGTCTTGCTAGATACGTAGACAAGAATAAGAATGTGCTACcctgtaaacaaaaatatggtTATTCAAAGATTCGTCAG GTTTTCACAGATGAGGAGGAGGCTATACTAGTGAAATATTTGCATCGAGCAGCAGATATTTATTTTGGATTGTCACCACTGGACGTTAGGAAACTAGCATTTCAATTGGCCACCAAAATGAACATCAAAATTCCCTTGTCGTGGACTACAAAATGCTTAGCTGGCCCTGACTGGTTTAGCTCATTTCTTAAGAGACATAATACCacagacaacgaagtggaagactGCGATCGCCTATACTGGCCAAAGGGCGATGCTCGTGACTGCCACCAGGTTCGCGTCGTATGTTCTAGGCCCGTTTCTTAA